In Anser cygnoides isolate HZ-2024a breed goose chromosome 16, Taihu_goose_T2T_genome, whole genome shotgun sequence, one genomic interval encodes:
- the ARFRP1 gene encoding ADP-ribosylation factor-related protein 1 isoform X4, with protein MYTLLSGLYKYMFQRDEYCILILGLDNAGKTTFLEQTKTRFNKNYKGMSLSKITTTVGLNIGTIDVGKTRLMFWDLGGQEELQSLWDKYYAESHGVIYVIDSTDEERLSESKRAFEKMITSEALEGVPILVLANKQDVETCLSIPDIKTAFSDCINKIGKRDCLTQACSALTGKGVNEGIEWMVKCVVRNIHRPPRKKDIT; from the exons GCTGTCTGGGCTCTATAAATACATGTTCCAGAGGGATGAGTACTGCATCTTGATCCTTGGCTTGGACAATGCTGGTAAAACA ACATTTCTTGAACAAACTAAAACTCGATTTAACAAGAACTACAAAGGGATGAGTTTATCCAAAATCACAACCACTGTAGGCTTAAACA TTGGTACTATTGATGTTGGCAAAACTCGGCTAATGTTTTGGGATCTGGGAGGCCAGGAGGAGCTACAGTCTCTTTGGGACAAG TATTACGCCGAATCTCATGGAGTGATCTATGTCATTGACTCCACTGATGAGGAGAGGCTCTCAGAATCTAAAAGAGCTTTCG AGAAGATGATTACTAGTGAAGCTCTGGAAGGAGTTCCCATTCTGGTGTTGGCTAACAAGCAGGATGTAGAG ACTTGTCTGTCAATACCTGACATCAAGACAGCATTTAGCGACTGCATTAACAAAATTGGGAAGAGAGACTGCCTGACACAAGCCTGTTCTGCTCTTACTGG CAAAGGAGTGAACGAAGGAATTGAATGGATGGTGAAGTGTGTGGTGAGGAACATTCACCGACCTCCAAGAAAGAAGGATATAAC
- the ARFRP1 gene encoding ADP-ribosylation factor-related protein 1 isoform X3 gives MYTLLSGLYKYMFQRDEYCILILGLDNAGKTTFLEQTKTRFNKNYKGMSLSKITTTVGLNIGTIDVGKTRLMFWDLGGQEELQSLWDKYYAESHGVIYVIDSTDEERLSESKRAFEKMITSEALEGVPILVLANKQDVETCLSIPDIKTAFSDCINKIGKRDCLTQACSALTGKGVNEGIEWMVKCVVRNIHRPPRKKDITHFTC, from the exons GCTGTCTGGGCTCTATAAATACATGTTCCAGAGGGATGAGTACTGCATCTTGATCCTTGGCTTGGACAATGCTGGTAAAACA ACATTTCTTGAACAAACTAAAACTCGATTTAACAAGAACTACAAAGGGATGAGTTTATCCAAAATCACAACCACTGTAGGCTTAAACA TTGGTACTATTGATGTTGGCAAAACTCGGCTAATGTTTTGGGATCTGGGAGGCCAGGAGGAGCTACAGTCTCTTTGGGACAAG TATTACGCCGAATCTCATGGAGTGATCTATGTCATTGACTCCACTGATGAGGAGAGGCTCTCAGAATCTAAAAGAGCTTTCG AGAAGATGATTACTAGTGAAGCTCTGGAAGGAGTTCCCATTCTGGTGTTGGCTAACAAGCAGGATGTAGAG ACTTGTCTGTCAATACCTGACATCAAGACAGCATTTAGCGACTGCATTAACAAAATTGGGAAGAGAGACTGCCTGACACAAGCCTGTTCTGCTCTTACTGG CAAAGGAGTGAACGAAGGAATTGAATGGATGGTGAAGTGTGTGGTGAGGAACATTCACCGACCTCCAAGAAAGAAGGATATAAC
- the ARFRP1 gene encoding ADP-ribosylation factor-related protein 1 isoform X2: MYTLLSGLYKYMFQRDEYCILILGLDNAGKTTFLEQTKTRFNKNYKGMSLSKITTTVGLNIGTIDVGKTRLMFWDLGGQEELQSLWDKYYAESHGVIYVIDSTDEERLSESKRAFEKMITSEALEGVPILVLANKQDVETCLSIPDIKTAFSDCINKIGKRDCLTQACSALTGKGVNEGIEWMVKCVVRNIHRPPRKKDITMSGAQ, encoded by the exons GCTGTCTGGGCTCTATAAATACATGTTCCAGAGGGATGAGTACTGCATCTTGATCCTTGGCTTGGACAATGCTGGTAAAACA ACATTTCTTGAACAAACTAAAACTCGATTTAACAAGAACTACAAAGGGATGAGTTTATCCAAAATCACAACCACTGTAGGCTTAAACA TTGGTACTATTGATGTTGGCAAAACTCGGCTAATGTTTTGGGATCTGGGAGGCCAGGAGGAGCTACAGTCTCTTTGGGACAAG TATTACGCCGAATCTCATGGAGTGATCTATGTCATTGACTCCACTGATGAGGAGAGGCTCTCAGAATCTAAAAGAGCTTTCG AGAAGATGATTACTAGTGAAGCTCTGGAAGGAGTTCCCATTCTGGTGTTGGCTAACAAGCAGGATGTAGAG ACTTGTCTGTCAATACCTGACATCAAGACAGCATTTAGCGACTGCATTAACAAAATTGGGAAGAGAGACTGCCTGACACAAGCCTGTTCTGCTCTTACTGG CAAAGGAGTGAACGAAGGAATTGAATGGATGGTGAAGTGTGTGGTGAGGAACATTCACCGACCTCCAAGAAAGAAGGATATAAC